In the genome of Raphanus sativus cultivar WK10039 unplaced genomic scaffold, ASM80110v3 Scaffold3607, whole genome shotgun sequence, one region contains:
- the LOC130506738 gene encoding uncharacterized protein LOC130506738, producing the protein MEGKGRIASSTSSSLTTELFGSRDPSPPSSSSGIFSSIFPHPSKGVTRDGQSSKHGSQAQRRESSNVQDRVEPCNLSSSLYYGGQDVYPRSTTNQTYPTVKNEGPKSQENDGNGHNSQDVSRGNWWQGSLYY; encoded by the exons ATGGAAGGTAAAGGACGAATTGCAtcatccacttcttcttctttaaccaCCGAACTCTTCGGCTCCAGAGATCCGTCGCCgccatcttcttcctctggaATCTTCTCCTCCATTTTCCCTCATCCCTCCAAG GGCGTTACAAGAGATGGTCAAAGCTCCAAACATGGCTCACAAG CTCAACGTAGAGAATCTTCAAATGTACAAGACAGAGTTGAGCCATGCAATCTAAGCTCTTCTCTTTACTACGGTGGTCAAGACGTATACCCTCGATCCACCACCAACCAAACTTACCCTACA GTTAAAAACGAGGGTCCAAAAAGCCAAGAAAACGATGGTAATGGACATAACTCACAAGATGTTTCAAGAGGGAACTGGTGGCAAGGTTCTCTTTATTACTAA